One genomic window of Limnothrix sp. FACHB-406 includes the following:
- the psaM gene encoding photosystem I reaction center subunit XII, whose product MLSDTQVYVALVIAIIPGILAFRLSTELYK is encoded by the coding sequence ATGCTTTCGGATACGCAAGTTTACGTCGCCCTAGTTATTGCCATCATCCCCGGCATTCTGGCTTTCCGCCTTTCGACCGAACTGTACAAGTAA
- a CDS encoding pitrilysin family protein, whose translation MKVFRSIGARRSPHQFAAQPRRDRRWRWLTIALLVGLLVLGVRQPAVADTPLHYTELQLPPPPEVKLPDYDRFQLPNGLTVYLVEDHELPLVGGRAIVRTGSRWEPEDLAGLADVVGDVLRSGGTQQHDAATLDQLLEDRAASIESGIGIASGSVSFSALSEDLESVFGWFTEVLRSPAFAPEKIALAKTQLRGNIARRNDDPDGIASREFDKLLYGANSPYARTVEYATLDRIDRPAVESFYRRYFVPQNIILGISGDFDRTAMRRLIEARLGDWQPGPNRENPLPAVSQVQTSGVFVVDRPQLTQSSVVLGHLGGLVSNTDYPAMAVLNDVLNGFGGRLFNELRSRQGLAYSVYGYWSPNYDFPGTFQAGGQTRSEGTVPLIQGLKAEIAKVRSQPISNQELNFAKESALNSFIFNFADPSQTLGRLMTYDYYGYPSDFIFRYQKAVQATTIEDVQRAAQTYLKPDQLVTLVVGNQKSIQPPLNQLGQPVTALDVTIPGVPTGRNS comes from the coding sequence ATGAAGGTTTTTCGTTCGATCGGGGCGCGCCGTTCCCCGCACCAGTTCGCAGCCCAGCCTCGGCGCGATCGGCGCTGGCGCTGGTTAACCATTGCCCTTTTAGTGGGGTTGTTGGTGTTGGGAGTGCGACAGCCGGCCGTGGCTGATACCCCCCTGCACTACACGGAGTTGCAATTACCGCCGCCGCCGGAGGTAAAGCTGCCGGATTACGATCGCTTCCAATTGCCCAACGGCCTGACGGTCTATTTGGTGGAAGATCATGAACTGCCACTGGTTGGGGGCCGAGCCATTGTGCGGACGGGATCCCGGTGGGAACCGGAAGACCTGGCCGGCTTGGCCGACGTGGTGGGGGATGTATTGCGATCGGGGGGTACTCAGCAGCATGATGCCGCCACATTGGATCAACTCCTGGAAGACCGGGCCGCCTCGATCGAGTCCGGCATTGGCATTGCTTCCGGTAGTGTCAGCTTCAGCGCCCTCAGCGAGGATTTGGAGTCGGTCTTCGGCTGGTTCACGGAAGTGTTGCGATCGCCCGCCTTTGCCCCGGAAAAAATTGCCCTCGCCAAAACCCAACTGCGGGGGAACATTGCCCGGCGCAACGACGACCCCGACGGCATCGCCAGCCGTGAATTTGACAAATTGCTCTACGGAGCCAACAGCCCCTACGCCCGCACGGTGGAATATGCCACGCTCGATCGGATCGATCGCCCGGCCGTGGAGTCGTTCTATCGGCGCTATTTCGTTCCCCAGAACATCATCTTGGGCATTTCCGGGGACTTCGATCGCACAGCCATGCGCCGCCTGATCGAAGCCCGCCTGGGCGACTGGCAGCCGGGCCCCAACCGTGAAAATCCGCTACCCGCCGTCAGCCAAGTGCAGACCAGCGGCGTGTTTGTGGTTGATCGGCCCCAGCTCACCCAAAGCTCCGTTGTTCTGGGTCACCTGGGCGGCCTCGTCAGCAACACCGACTACCCCGCCATGGCCGTCCTCAATGATGTGCTGAATGGCTTTGGGGGTCGCCTGTTTAACGAACTGCGATCACGCCAGGGCCTTGCTTACTCGGTCTATGGCTACTGGAGCCCGAATTATGACTTTCCTGGCACTTTCCAAGCCGGTGGCCAAACTCGTTCCGAAGGAACTGTGCCCCTAATTCAGGGCTTAAAGGCAGAAATTGCCAAAGTTCGTAGCCAACCAATTAGTAATCAAGAGTTGAACTTTGCCAAGGAATCAGCCCTCAATTCCTTCATTTTCAACTTTGCTGACCCGTCTCAAACCCTCGGCCGATTAATGACCTACGATTACTACGGTTATCCTTCTGATTTTATTTTCCGCTACCAAAAAGCCGTTCAAGCTACCACCATTGAGGATGTGCAGCGGGCAGCACAGACTTATCTAAAACCTGATCAATTGGTGACCTTGGTGGTGGGAAATCAGAAGTCAATTCAGCCACCACTCAATCAATTAGGACAGCCGGTAACCGCTTTGGATGTCACAATTCCCGGTGTACCAACTGGCCGCAATTCTTGA
- a CDS encoding Crp/Fnr family transcriptional regulator encodes MYSPLTQSEFDRPFLTWQRVLDWAQDHYRCRTFGKDEKIPTRPGLLYLVERGAVRLVGSSVMTATAAIQDQDEDEDGLDPAMDEAFLGFVGPGQPFEIIAQSPFALQSYAHVDRTSVLWMYWNDLENWPHFRREVLDAFRQQHQRKLLWLSTLGQRRTIDRLLGYLTLLIEEFGQTCDDGYYLPWTLTHAQIGSAIGSTRVTVTRLMGKLRKRGLISTHGDGLICLPAEVMGKSLRDVSPKATLITESLPLAAAV; translated from the coding sequence ATGTATTCGCCTCTGACGCAGTCCGAATTTGATCGCCCCTTCCTGACTTGGCAGCGTGTGCTGGATTGGGCCCAGGATCACTACCGCTGCCGCACTTTCGGCAAAGATGAAAAGATTCCCACTCGCCCGGGCCTCTTGTATCTCGTAGAGCGCGGTGCGGTGCGACTGGTTGGCTCGTCGGTCATGACTGCCACGGCTGCCATTCAGGATCAAGATGAAGACGAGGACGGACTCGATCCCGCAATGGATGAGGCTTTTCTGGGGTTTGTGGGGCCTGGGCAGCCCTTTGAAATCATTGCCCAGTCGCCCTTCGCGCTCCAAAGCTACGCCCATGTGGATCGCACCAGTGTGCTGTGGATGTATTGGAACGACTTGGAAAACTGGCCCCACTTCCGCCGCGAAGTGCTGGATGCGTTCCGTCAACAGCACCAACGGAAGCTGCTTTGGTTGAGCACCTTGGGCCAACGCCGCACGATCGATCGCCTGTTGGGTTATCTGACCCTCCTGATTGAGGAGTTTGGTCAAACCTGTGACGATGGCTATTACTTGCCCTGGACGCTAACCCATGCCCAAATTGGCAGTGCGATCGGCTCAACGCGAGTGACCGTGACCCGCCTGATGGGGAAACTGCGGAAGCGCGGTCTGATTAGCACCCACGGCGATGGTCTAATTTGCCTACCAGCGGAAGTGATGGGTAAATCCTTGCGAGATGTCAGCCCCAAAGCAACCCTAATTACCGAGTCTCTGCCCCTGGCTGCGGCTGTGTAG
- a CDS encoding TldD/PmbA family protein — translation MTDWLTDARNRLTEAIARYRDRVDFLAIRLEESQGTDILLRGGRLETLSESVAIGGQVRACHKGGWGFASFNRLDTLLERLEEAIAAAHLVGDDETLLASVAPVQTTCTLPLAGTDPRQVSLSDKKALCDHYAEILRAVDGRIATTMVRYGDSTQRTLLATSEGTMLEQSWVDMEMRFAATARNGETVQTGRETTGSRNGYEDLTQLDDQVRGAARRAVDALSLPSVKAGTYTVVIDPILTGLFVHEAFGHLSEADMAYENPDLLETMSLGRRFGPENLQIFDGAAPAGHRGSYAYDDEGTPASTTQLITNGVLTGRLHSRETAGRLEEQPTGNARCLNYHYAPIVRMTNTWIERGETPAAELIAGIEEGVYARNWLGGMTNGEMFTFTAGEAWMVRNGELAEPVRDVTLSGNAFKTLADIEAIGDDFYWDESGGCGKGGQSGLPVGCGGPSLRIRNVVVGGEAA, via the coding sequence ATGACTGACTGGCTGACCGATGCTCGTAACCGACTGACTGAGGCGATCGCCCGCTACCGCGATCGGGTGGACTTTTTGGCCATCCGCCTCGAAGAATCTCAGGGAACCGATATTCTGCTGCGCGGGGGTCGCCTGGAAACCCTCAGCGAAAGCGTGGCGATCGGGGGGCAAGTGCGGGCTTGCCACAAGGGCGGTTGGGGCTTTGCCAGCTTTAACCGACTGGATACCCTTCTGGAACGATTGGAAGAGGCGATCGCGGCGGCCCATCTGGTGGGGGATGATGAAACCCTCCTGGCTTCGGTCGCGCCGGTTCAGACCACCTGCACCTTGCCCTTGGCCGGCACTGATCCCCGGCAGGTGTCCCTCTCGGACAAAAAGGCCCTTTGCGACCACTATGCAGAAATTTTGCGCGCCGTTGACGGTCGCATCGCCACCACGATGGTGCGCTACGGCGACAGCACCCAACGCACCCTGCTAGCCACCTCCGAAGGCACAATGCTGGAGCAATCCTGGGTGGATATGGAGATGCGGTTTGCGGCCACGGCCCGCAATGGCGAAACGGTGCAAACGGGCCGGGAAACCACCGGCTCCCGCAACGGCTATGAAGACCTGACCCAATTAGATGACCAGGTGCGCGGGGCGGCCCGGCGGGCGGTGGATGCCCTGTCGCTCCCTTCGGTGAAGGCCGGAACCTATACGGTGGTGATTGACCCAATCTTGACGGGTTTGTTTGTGCATGAGGCGTTTGGGCATTTGTCCGAAGCCGATATGGCCTACGAAAATCCCGATTTGCTGGAAACCATGAGCCTGGGTCGCCGCTTTGGCCCCGAAAATCTGCAAATTTTTGATGGTGCTGCACCTGCCGGCCATCGGGGCAGCTATGCCTACGATGACGAGGGCACACCGGCCAGCACCACCCAATTGATCACCAACGGCGTGTTGACCGGGCGGCTCCATTCCCGGGAAACGGCAGGCCGACTGGAGGAACAACCCACGGGGAATGCCCGCTGCTTGAACTATCACTACGCCCCGATCGTCCGGATGACCAACACTTGGATCGAGCGTGGCGAAACGCCCGCAGCGGAGTTGATCGCCGGGATCGAAGAGGGGGTTTATGCACGCAACTGGTTGGGCGGCATGACCAACGGCGAAATGTTCACCTTCACGGCCGGCGAGGCTTGGATGGTGCGCAACGGCGAACTGGCCGAGCCGGTGCGGGATGTCACCCTGTCGGGCAATGCCTTCAAGACCCTGGCAGATATTGAGGCGATCGGGGACGACTTCTATTGGGATGAGTCCGGCGGTTGCGGCAAGGGCGGCCAAAGTGGATTACCGGTTGGTTGCGGTGGCCCCAGCCTGCGGATTCGCAATGTGGTTGTGGGTGGTGAAGCGGCCTAG
- a CDS encoding ion transporter, which translates to MAEIVIPPPPTSPMTAVEAGRSRTPVQQRVIAVLDDLETPLSRWVNGAIAVSILLSAVTFVIETFTIDDQLRMVLTVGNRMLAGVFAVEYALRLWCAEQKWRYVFSPYAIIDAIAIAPLLIGFWDVRFLRLLRWFRVLRLVRFLDRRYLPQWLAADDRLIITRILFTLFSIVFIYSGLIYQVEHPKNPTVIENFLDAFYFAVVTMTTVGYGDITPVSKVGKLVTVLMILSGIAIIPWQISDLIKSFVNTNDKIRNACDRCGLIFHDPDASYCRRCGAALPSSADDIADL; encoded by the coding sequence ATGGCGGAAATAGTGATTCCGCCGCCGCCAACTAGCCCCATGACGGCAGTAGAAGCAGGGCGATCGCGCACTCCCGTTCAACAGCGAGTGATCGCAGTTCTGGATGATTTGGAAACGCCCCTGAGCCGTTGGGTGAACGGGGCCATTGCCGTTTCAATTCTGTTGTCGGCCGTGACCTTCGTAATTGAAACCTTCACAATTGATGATCAATTGCGGATGGTTTTGACCGTAGGCAACCGCATGTTGGCCGGGGTGTTTGCGGTGGAATATGCCCTGCGGCTGTGGTGCGCAGAACAGAAGTGGCGCTATGTTTTTAGTCCTTACGCGATCATTGATGCGATCGCGATCGCGCCGCTGCTGATTGGGTTTTGGGATGTGCGGTTTTTGCGATTGTTGCGGTGGTTTCGAGTGTTGCGCCTGGTGCGCTTTCTCGATCGCCGCTACCTTCCCCAATGGCTGGCGGCGGACGATCGCCTGATTATCACTCGTATTTTGTTTACTCTTTTTTCCATTGTTTTTATTTATTCTGGCTTGATTTATCAGGTTGAACATCCCAAAAATCCTACCGTCATTGAAAATTTCCTAGATGCCTTTTATTTTGCGGTGGTTACCATGACCACCGTGGGCTATGGCGATATTACACCCGTTTCCAAGGTGGGAAAATTGGTCACTGTTTTGATGATTTTGTCAGGAATTGCCATTATTCCTTGGCAAATTAGTGACTTGATCAAGAGCTTTGTGAACACCAACGATAAAATTCGGAACGCTTGCGATCGCTGCGGTCTGATTTTTCATGACCCAGATGCCAGCTATTGCCGTCGTTGTGGAGCAGCTTTGCCCAGTTCTGCCGATGACATTGCTGATTTGTAA
- a CDS encoding pitrilysin family protein: MLSGINHGKWQQLGRSGDRLALVHHLGQVLRDQGLGLVRAIGLVAGLAGLTGSLWLGSGVVSAAWALDTSPWFSGPSMTTVAPDAASKVISTSPTSEPMSGPVVSNVISKDVTTAGLNGHSATAKAASIKPYLDRVQQQITEFTLKNGMKFIVLERHQAPVVSFMTYANVGGAEEPDGKTGVAHFLEHLAFKGSSRIGTTDFESEKAILDRMDALMAQYETVRDQGKTAEAQQLRQQLLALEQQAQPFVKQNEFGRLVEQAGGVGLNATTSADATRYFYSFPANKLELWMSLESERFLDPVFREFYKEQDVILEERRMRTDNSPIGKAVEVFLESAFKVHPYHRPVIGYDEDIRNLTRLDVRRFYEAHYPPNNLTAVVVGDVVPTEVKRLAEIYFGRFQRRPLPNLPIPVEPRQTATRSVNLQLESQPWYLEGYHAPAKTDPDYVVYEAIASLLSDGRTSRLYQSVVQEKQLALSIAGLYGFPGDRYPTLMLFYALSAPDHSVDEIAVELHRQLDRLKNEPVSEAELERVKTQARANQLRAIDSNSTMAALLAEYQAKTGNWRNLFAELDRIGSISPADVQRVARKTFTPENRTVLKLLPK, translated from the coding sequence ATGTTGTCAGGCATAAATCACGGCAAATGGCAGCAGTTAGGGCGATCGGGCGATCGCTTGGCATTGGTGCATCATCTGGGACAAGTCCTGCGGGATCAGGGTTTGGGCCTTGTCCGGGCGATCGGGCTGGTGGCCGGCTTGGCGGGTCTCACAGGATCCCTGTGGTTGGGTTCCGGTGTGGTTTCGGCGGCCTGGGCCCTGGACACATCGCCATGGTTCTCTGGGCCATCCATGACGACTGTTGCCCCCGATGCTGCTTCTAAAGTCATTTCTACTTCCCCCACGTCTGAGCCGATGAGCGGCCCGGTGGTTAGCAACGTGATCAGCAAAGACGTAACGACGGCGGGGCTGAATGGCCACTCGGCCACAGCCAAGGCCGCATCGATTAAGCCCTACCTCGATCGGGTGCAACAGCAAATCACTGAATTCACCCTCAAGAACGGGATGAAATTCATTGTGCTGGAGCGCCACCAGGCTCCGGTGGTGTCCTTCATGACCTATGCCAATGTGGGCGGTGCGGAAGAGCCGGACGGCAAAACAGGCGTGGCCCACTTTCTGGAGCATTTGGCTTTCAAGGGATCCAGCCGGATTGGCACAACGGATTTTGAGTCAGAAAAGGCGATTCTCGATCGAATGGATGCCTTGATGGCCCAATACGAAACGGTGCGCGACCAGGGCAAAACCGCCGAAGCCCAACAACTGCGCCAACAGTTGCTGGCCTTGGAACAGCAGGCCCAACCCTTCGTGAAACAAAACGAGTTTGGGCGGTTGGTGGAACAGGCGGGCGGCGTGGGGTTAAATGCCACCACTTCTGCGGATGCCACGCGCTATTTCTACAGTTTCCCAGCCAATAAGCTGGAGTTGTGGATGTCGCTGGAGTCAGAACGCTTCCTGGATCCGGTGTTTCGGGAGTTTTATAAGGAACAGGATGTGATCCTGGAAGAGCGCCGGATGCGCACGGATAACTCCCCGATCGGGAAGGCCGTGGAAGTGTTTTTGGAATCAGCCTTTAAGGTTCATCCCTACCATCGGCCGGTGATTGGCTATGACGAAGACATCCGCAACCTGACCCGGTTGGATGTGCGCCGTTTCTATGAGGCCCATTACCCGCCCAATAATCTGACGGCGGTGGTGGTGGGGGATGTGGTGCCGACGGAGGTGAAGCGGCTGGCGGAAATTTATTTCGGTCGATTCCAACGGCGGCCCCTGCCGAATTTGCCAATTCCGGTGGAGCCGCGCCAAACAGCCACGCGATCGGTCAATTTGCAGCTTGAATCTCAGCCTTGGTACTTGGAGGGCTATCACGCACCGGCCAAGACGGATCCCGATTATGTGGTCTATGAGGCGATCGCTAGTTTGCTGTCGGATGGGCGCACTTCTCGCCTTTATCAGTCGGTGGTGCAGGAAAAGCAATTGGCCCTCTCGATCGCGGGTTTATACGGGTTTCCGGGCGATCGCTACCCGACACTGATGCTGTTTTATGCCCTGAGTGCGCCGGATCATTCTGTGGATGAAATTGCGGTGGAACTGCATCGCCAACTCGATCGCCTGAAAAATGAGCCGGTGAGCGAGGCGGAACTAGAGCGCGTGAAAACCCAAGCCAGGGCCAACCAACTGCGGGCGATCGACTCCAACAGCACCATGGCGGCCCTGCTGGCGGAATATCAAGCCAAAACGGGCAATTGGCGCAATTTGTTTGCGGAGCTAGATCGAATTGGCTCGATCTCGCCGGCCGATGTGCAACGGGTGGCTCGCAAGACCTTCACCCCTGAAAATCGCACGGTGCTGAAGCTATTGCCCAAATAG
- a CDS encoding aminopeptidase P N-terminal domain-containing protein, producing the protein MAPGWAEEYRSHRARLLEKIGSGVAIFRSAPHAVMHNDVEYNYRQDSDFYYVTGFDEPAAVAVLAPNHEEHQFILFVRPKDRLAETWSGRRLGVEAAKEAIGADVVYPIEELTAKLPQYLQTGDRIFYSLGHDPQFDAQILDLWKQQRRSYFRKGRGPVALEDPIARLHQLRNIKSPLELAAMRQAADIAAEAHQRAMEMARPGVWEYEVQAELDRLCRSRGGWGPAYPAIVAAGENACILHYVENNCQLQDGDLLLIDAGCAYGYYNSDITRTFPVNGRFSPEQQTLYELVLAAQMAAIAAVKPGDPYSNVHDAALKVLVEGLLDLGLMVGSVEQIIEKELYRPFYPHRTSHWLGLDVHDVGVYTYGDDPCYLQPGQVLTVEPGLYIAPDIEPKQPGEEDDWPAQPEVPEQWRGIGIRIEDDVLVTEGGHDVLTAAVPKQVADLTWGNG; encoded by the coding sequence ATGGCTCCCGGTTGGGCAGAGGAATATCGATCGCACCGAGCCCGGTTGCTGGAAAAAATCGGCTCCGGCGTGGCCATTTTCCGCAGTGCGCCCCATGCGGTGATGCACAACGATGTGGAATATAACTACCGCCAGGACAGCGATTTTTATTACGTGACCGGGTTTGATGAACCAGCGGCCGTAGCGGTGCTAGCTCCTAACCACGAGGAACATCAATTCATCTTATTTGTGCGTCCTAAGGATCGGCTGGCGGAAACTTGGTCGGGCCGGCGGCTGGGGGTGGAAGCGGCCAAAGAGGCGATCGGGGCAGACGTGGTTTACCCGATCGAAGAGTTAACCGCCAAGCTGCCGCAATACCTGCAAACGGGCGATCGCATCTTTTACAGTCTGGGTCATGATCCCCAGTTCGATGCGCAGATTCTGGATCTGTGGAAACAGCAGCGCCGGAGCTATTTCCGCAAAGGGCGCGGCCCGGTAGCCCTCGAAGACCCGATCGCCCGCCTGCACCAACTGCGAAACATCAAGTCCCCGTTGGAACTGGCGGCCATGCGCCAAGCGGCCGACATCGCCGCCGAGGCCCACCAGCGGGCCATGGAGATGGCCCGGCCCGGCGTTTGGGAATATGAAGTGCAAGCGGAACTCGATCGGCTTTGTCGATCGCGTGGTGGTTGGGGGCCGGCTTACCCGGCGATCGTCGCTGCCGGGGAAAACGCCTGCATCCTGCATTACGTGGAAAACAACTGCCAACTTCAAGATGGCGATCTGTTGCTGATCGATGCCGGTTGCGCCTACGGCTACTACAACAGCGACATCACCCGCACCTTTCCGGTGAATGGCCGCTTCAGCCCCGAGCAACAAACCCTCTACGAGCTAGTGTTGGCGGCCCAGATGGCGGCGATCGCAGCGGTCAAACCTGGTGATCCCTACAGCAACGTCCATGACGCGGCCCTGAAAGTCCTGGTTGAAGGTCTACTAGACTTAGGGCTGATGGTCGGCAGCGTAGAACAAATTATTGAAAAAGAACTCTATCGCCCCTTCTATCCCCACCGCACCAGTCATTGGCTGGGATTGGATGTGCATGACGTGGGGGTCTACACCTATGGCGATGATCCCTGCTATCTCCAGCCGGGCCAGGTGCTGACGGTGGAGCCAGGCCTCTACATTGCCCCGGACATCGAACCGAAGCAGCCCGGCGAGGAAGATGATTGGCCCGCTCAACCGGAAGTGCCGGAACAGTGGCGCGGCATTGGGATTCGGATTGAGGATGATGTATTGGTGACCGAGGGTGGCCATGACGTGCTGACGGCCGCTGTGCCTAAACAGGTTGCTGATCTGACTTGGGGCAATGGCTAG
- a CDS encoding TetR/AcrR family transcriptional regulator: MLRIAHRPSPSETETRTRILQAAQQLFARQGYDATTTRDLARAAGVAEGTLFRHFDHKKSILVEIATQGWVEILTDLLMELSEMASYRAISQVMRKRMSNLKQNADMMRVCFMEAQFHPELRDRIQVEVIAKMMDVTEAFFQTAIDRGIYRPMNPRIIARVFLGMFAIAGFSELTIMEPNISPRELQEMAEGIADIFLNGVLDKTNT, translated from the coding sequence ATGCTGCGTATCGCTCACCGCCCATCCCCTTCTGAAACTGAAACCCGCACCCGCATTCTGCAAGCGGCTCAGCAGCTATTTGCCCGCCAGGGTTACGATGCCACCACCACCCGCGACCTGGCCCGGGCGGCTGGCGTGGCCGAAGGAACCCTGTTTCGGCATTTTGATCACAAAAAATCGATTTTGGTGGAAATTGCCACCCAAGGTTGGGTCGAAATCCTAACAGACCTGTTGATGGAACTCAGCGAAATGGCCAGCTATCGAGCCATCTCGCAAGTGATGCGCAAGCGGATGAGCAACCTGAAGCAAAACGCCGACATGATGCGGGTTTGTTTCATGGAAGCTCAATTTCACCCAGAATTGCGCGATCGGATCCAGGTGGAGGTGATTGCCAAAATGATGGATGTGACCGAAGCCTTTTTCCAAACTGCGATCGATCGGGGAATTTATCGCCCCATGAATCCCCGCATCATTGCGCGGGTCTTTTTGGGCATGTTCGCGATCGCCGGCTTCAGCGAGTTGACAATTATGGAGCCGAATATTTCCCCCCGAGAACTTCAGGAAATGGCTGAAGGCATTGCTGATATTTTTCTCAACGGGGTGCTCGACAAAACCAACACTTAG
- a CDS encoding HAD family hydrolase, with product MISSSEPILSPDLLALDFDGVLCDGLLEYFEIARKTHQELWQFADPIAPELAESFYRLRPVIETGWEMPVLIQALVDGHSIADIQSHWRSIAETIVQRDQLTAAQLSQQLDSNRDRWIREDLDGWLALHRFFPGVIEQLKTWLNPANAYSSLEVVIITTKEERFVRQLLDRAGVHHQSLAIFGKATRQPKASTLKQWTGQKSNIWFVEDMLPTLNKVIQEPALDRVELFLANWGYNTESDRTQATQSDRIHCLSLEQFTQPFSQWLTATNAAR from the coding sequence ATGATCTCTAGTTCTGAACCCATCCTGTCACCCGATTTATTAGCTTTGGACTTTGATGGGGTGCTCTGTGATGGACTGTTGGAATATTTTGAAATTGCTCGCAAAACCCATCAGGAACTGTGGCAATTCGCTGACCCGATCGCCCCAGAGCTAGCGGAATCGTTTTATCGGCTCCGGCCCGTAATCGAAACAGGTTGGGAAATGCCCGTTTTAATTCAAGCCTTGGTGGATGGGCATTCAATCGCGGACATTCAATCCCATTGGAGATCGATTGCAGAGACCATTGTGCAACGCGATCAATTAACAGCGGCCCAACTTTCACAACAATTAGACAGCAACCGCGATCGATGGATTCGGGAAGATTTGGACGGCTGGTTGGCGTTGCATCGCTTTTTTCCAGGGGTGATTGAGCAATTAAAAACCTGGCTTAATCCAGCTAATGCCTACTCTTCTTTAGAGGTTGTGATTATTACCACCAAGGAAGAGCGGTTTGTGCGGCAACTGCTCGATCGGGCAGGGGTTCATCATCAATCCTTAGCAATCTTTGGCAAGGCAACTCGTCAACCGAAAGCCAGCACCTTAAAGCAGTGGACTGGGCAAAAGTCTAATATTTGGTTTGTGGAAGATATGCTGCCAACCCTGAATAAAGTGATCCAAGAACCGGCCTTGGATCGAGTGGAATTATTCCTAGCCAATTGGGGCTATAACACCGAGAGCGATCGCACCCAGGCGACCCAGAGCGATCGGATTCATTGCCTCAGCCTTGAGCAATTTACCCAACCGTTTTCCCAATGGTTAACCGCAACCAATGCAGCTCGTTAA
- a CDS encoding TerC family protein has product MLDQFLDFYPSFGVDTALLLLVLVALEAVLSADNAIALAAIAQGLQDPQQRTRALNFGLVAAFILRIALILLATWVIRYWQIEMVGALYLLWLSFKFFTGENDDDGEGHKAFRFQNLWQAVPTIAFTDLAFSLDSVTTAIAISDHTWLVLTGGTLGIITLRFMAGLFIRWLDEYENLAAAGYVTVGFVGARLFLKAIEGALGVDLWVPPDWMTISFIAITFIWGFSVRKESVQTETVTAESIAPNPNSEAQDQPAPEPIDQR; this is encoded by the coding sequence ATGCTCGATCAGTTCCTCGACTTTTACCCCAGCTTTGGCGTTGACACCGCGCTGTTGTTATTGGTGTTGGTGGCGTTGGAGGCCGTGCTCTCGGCAGACAACGCAATCGCCCTCGCTGCGATCGCCCAAGGATTGCAGGATCCCCAACAACGCACCCGGGCCTTAAATTTTGGGCTAGTGGCAGCTTTCATTCTGCGCATTGCCCTGATTTTGCTCGCCACTTGGGTGATCCGCTATTGGCAAATTGAAATGGTGGGGGCCCTCTATCTCCTGTGGCTCAGCTTCAAGTTTTTCACGGGGGAAAATGACGACGATGGCGAGGGCCACAAGGCATTTCGGTTCCAAAATCTTTGGCAAGCCGTTCCCACCATTGCCTTCACCGACCTGGCCTTTTCCCTGGATAGCGTCACCACCGCGATCGCCATTTCTGACCACACCTGGCTGGTGCTGACGGGGGGAACCCTGGGAATCATCACCCTGCGCTTCATGGCAGGGCTGTTTATCCGTTGGTTGGATGAGTATGAAAACCTGGCGGCCGCTGGCTACGTCACCGTTGGGTTTGTCGGTGCGCGTCTGTTTTTGAAGGCGATCGAGGGAGCCTTGGGGGTCGATCTTTGGGTTCCGCCCGATTGGATGACGATCAGTTTCATCGCCATCACCTTCATTTGGGGATTCTCGGTGCGCAAGGAGTCCGTGCAAACGGAAACGGTTACCGCAGAGTCGATCGCCCCCAACCCCAACTCCGAAGCCCAAGACCAACCAGCGCCAGAGCCGATCGACCAGCGCTAG